The genomic region TGTACCTCAGGAACCTCAGGAAGTGCTGGATCAGGTGCTGAGCCCTCCTTACCCTCCACATCCAGTAGCCCTTACTTGGCACATACTCAATGCACTTAACATCCTCGGGGATAATCGCCCTATAGCCCATAATCGATATTAAGCCGGCCGTGTGGCTATCATCTGCGCCAAGGTCCGTGGGGAAACCACCCACTCTCTCAAGTAAATCCCTCCTGAACGCAGCCAACTCCCCGTGGAATATGGCAGACGAGAACTTCCTACTCTCAGCAAGCCTAAGCAGGCCGTAGTAATTCCTATACTCGGCCTCAATGCCCTTGTCCGTCCTCGGTATCTTATTGCAGGAGACAGCGCCAACGTCTTTATTCATTAACCAGGCAATGGCATTTCTAAGAGAGTCCTTTAACCAGGCTGAGTCAGCGTCGGTGACCACTATAATGTCCCCCTTAGTATTCCTCAATGCCGTGTTCAACGCATGCATTTTCCCCCTTCGAACACCCTCCTCAATAACTCTAACATTAACGTCTCCATGACCCTTAACCCACTCACGGACTAACTCTATGGTTCCATCGGTACTGCCGGAATCAACGATTATGACCTCAAACCTATCCCTTGGGTAATCCTGCATGTAGATATTATTCAATTTCTGAGTTATTACCTTAGCCTCATTGTACGTAGGTATTATTATCGACACAAATGGCGGGTCAGCATCGAGCACATTATCACTGCCCACCCCATTACCAAGCCTCAACCAACTCCTCGCAATCACGTAATAAATACTTGGCGTTATGAAGTGCATCATTATAAGTGCAATGCCTAATTCCTCAATTAATAAGCTCACCATATTTTCACCATCATTATATATGTTTGCTAATTCAATTATAATATCCTATAATATTTTAAAGCATTACCCCTAAAATAGGAATTGGAGACTATACGGAAATACAAACTATGCGCTCCTTAAAGGCATTGCATATCGGCTCCACGAACAACCCCTGCCCAATGACTATGACGCCCTCCCTAACCATGCCCCTAATCCTTAGGGGTATTGAGTACTTAATGGTGCTCAGGACATCCGCATAATCACCACCACCAACAAGTCTCACATTTAGATTTTCAATCTCACCCAAGGCTCTCTCGATTATTTCGAAATAATTATCCCTACTGAGCACGTAATTAGTGGCTTCCCCATCCCTATTCACGGAGATGACTTCTATCCTCGGAATTCTTGTTAATAGCTCAGCAGTTAGGTAAACAAGGGCTTCACCCACCCTATCAACCAATGTGGGGTTCGTTGCGTAGGACAGTAGGATGATGGGCCCCGTCAATCCCGGACCCTGTAGCAACTTGATGATTAATCTATTCAATTTCGCACTCTTTTTCCAGTGCAACCTCCTAATTGGGTCGCCTGGCGTGTACTCCCT from Vulcanisaeta distributa DSM 14429 harbors:
- a CDS encoding glycosyltransferase, whose amino-acid sequence is MVSLLIEELGIALIMMHFITPSIYYVIARSWLRLGNGVGSDNVLDADPPFVSIIIPTYNEAKVITQKLNNIYMQDYPRDRFEVIIVDSGSTDGTIELVREWVKGHGDVNVRVIEEGVRRGKMHALNTALRNTKGDIIVVTDADSAWLKDSLRNAIAWLMNKDVGAVSCNKIPRTDKGIEAEYRNYYGLLRLAESRKFSSAIFHGELAAFRRDLLERVGGFPTDLGADDSHTAGLISIMGYRAIIPEDVKCIEYVPSKGYWMWRVRRAQHLIQHFLRFLRYMLIEGKDPPRDYRQIMLYESYLHLINPWLFMVGLIFIVLSAIHGALIPIALLLIGAALLANKFFRTWVMTQVILVVAAIRNLWNKELVWRKIEK